DNA sequence from the Streptomyces tsukubensis genome:
CTGGCTGGCGTGCGAGGAGTGGCTCTACGTCCGCCGGGACCCCGACAGGGCGAGCCTCCTCGGTCTCGCCGACGACCTCATGGGCACCCTGGACACCCCGAAGAACCCGACTGCCGGTGACGGCGGGGCGCTGGCCCGTTCGGCGCCGTTCGGTCTGCTGGTGGGCTGGGAGCCTCAGCTCGTCTGCCAGTTGGCGGTCGAGTGCGCGGCCCAGACCCACGGCGCACCCGCCGCCTGTGTCGCAGCGGGCGCCTTCGCGGTGATCGTCCACGGGCTGGCGCGCGGCGGGACGCTGGAGTCCGCCGTCCACCGCGCCCTCGAACTGATCGCGCCCCGCCCCGGCCACGAGCCCGTCACCGACGGCCTGCAGGGCGCGCTCGACGCCGTACGCCAGGGGGTCCCCGGCCCGGAACGGGTCGCGGCCCTGGGCGACGCCCACCGTGCCGAAGGCGCCCTCGCGGTCGCCGTCTATGCCTCCCTGGTGGCCGAGGACATCCGCCACGGCCTGCGTCTGGCGGCCAACCACGGGGGCCCGTCCGCCACGACGGCGTCCCTGACCGGCGCGCTCCTGGGCGCCCTGCACGGCGAGACGGCCCTCCCCCCGGCCTGGCTGGCCGAGCTGGAGGGCCGTCCGACGGTGCTGGAGCTGGCCGACGACTTCGCGATGGAGATGACGCAGGGCCCGGCGCTGCACAGCCCTACGCACTCGTCACCGGGTTGGCTGGCCCGCTACCCGCGCGCCTGAGTCAGCGCCGCCACCAGGCCGCCGAGGTGTCGCGCAGGGTGTTGGTGCCGCAGTGCACCTCGCCGCTGCCCAGGTGGTACGGGTAGTAGTCGTCGATGTACGAGACCTTCATCCCGGCCCCGCTGTAGGCGGCGGAGACGGCGGTGGTGAAGATGTCCTTGCCGCCGATGACGGGACCCCACTGCTTGGGCGCCAGGTAGCGGTCCTTGCCGAGCAGCAGACCGTTCACAGCGCCGGGCACATAGGCGCTGGTCGGCTCGGGTGCCGCGGCGGAGCGGCGGGCACTCGCGGCGCCTTCCCGGGCCGCTTCGGGCAGGGCTGCGCTCCGCTGGTCGTACGTGCGGGCGCTGTCGGACGACGCGTCGGGGGAGGCCCCCAGCCGCGACAGGCGGCCGGCGTCTCCGCCCCACTTGCTGGCGCGGCTGAACAAGGCCGGGACCCGCACGATCTCGGCGTCCGTGATCCCGGTCTCGCGCTTCAGGACCTCGACGTTCTCCGCGATCTTCCGGGCGGCGAGTTCGTTGTCCTCACGGAGCTGCTTCGAGGCGAGCACCTGGTCGATGCTGTCCTTCGGCGAGGGGTAGCGGCTGCGCTCGGGCCGGGAGAACATCCGGGTCCCGCCGTGCCCGGCCTGCTGGGCGTCCTTCAGCAGCTTCGTCCCCAGCTCCGGGTCGGCCACCGCCATCCGCCAGCCGCGCGGGGTGTCCGCGGGCAGGAACTGCACGAACTCGTCGACGTGGCCGACGTGCAGCCAGCCGGTGTCCAGCAGCAGCGGGCTCTGCATGCCCTGCGAGGCGAGCATCGTCCGCATCGACTTGGCGGGCTTGGCCCGCTCCACCGGGTTCTCGCCCATGATGATCCGCCCGGCGGGGTACGCCTTGCCGTTGTGGGCGTGCGGCGGGACGGTCTCCAGGTTGCCCATGGAGTTGAGCGTCGCCTCGTACGGGTTGGTCAGGCTGCCGCCGGGGAGCTGGACCCCGCCGACACCGGGGCCGCGCAGATGCGTGAAGACCTGGCGGCCCGCGGTCCGCCACGACTGGGCGGAGCGGATCATGACACGTATCGCCTGGGGACGTCCCCCGGGGCCGGTCATGCTGGTGTAGCCGGGCTCCAGGAAGTCCTGGGTCCAGATGTCGTCGTCGCCGTCGAGGATCTTCATCCCGGGCAGCTTGGCGGCCTGGTTGTGGCCCGCCAGGTCCTTGACGAACTTCTGCTGGGCCTTGGAGTCGACGTCCTTGCCCTTGACCCGGGTCACCAGGACCCGCTGGGTCTTCTGGGCGTGGTGGTGGGTCAGCAGCGGGGCGACGCGGAGGGTGACGTCGTCGGTGGAGCTCTTCCCCCCGGAGACGACGGTGAGCCGGACGACGGCCCGGCCGTCCCACACGGCCCGGTCGCGGATGATGTCGAGGCCCTCGATGCCCAGCTCCACCCCGGCGCGCAGTTCGGCGGCGGTCAGCTTCGTCTTGGGTGTGACGGGGCTCCACTTCCCGGCCCGCTTGATGTGC
Encoded proteins:
- a CDS encoding ADP-ribosylglycohydrolase family protein, which produces MSAAATGVWGRAEQQDFRSRVRGALLGAAVGDAFGAGVTAAATAAPTVASGEIPGPDGVTELVPAHGRRGAVTAVTQLTLFTVDGLIRAQVRRDTGAWHPPTDVHRAYLRWAATQRDWGPDERRKDNGWLACEEWLYVRRDPDRASLLGLADDLMGTLDTPKNPTAGDGGALARSAPFGLLVGWEPQLVCQLAVECAAQTHGAPAACVAAGAFAVIVHGLARGGTLESAVHRALELIAPRPGHEPVTDGLQGALDAVRQGVPGPERVAALGDAHRAEGALAVAVYASLVAEDIRHGLRLAANHGGPSATTASLTGALLGALHGETALPPAWLAELEGRPTVLELADDFAMEMTQGPALHSPTHSSPGWLARYPRA
- a CDS encoding protein-arginine deiminase domain-containing protein encodes the protein MRIPTARRAALVVSAATALLTTGTLASPVHAAAPPAADLRADVDRDGTVDTTGTTDTAGEDTWSTGRGAVFLPNIDDDTKRCPTTGPKGKKLSDAQLARCNDAADTVINGAADADDLARLRTVPVKNLAKGATGGVRIVTGAKYTRLHIKRAGKWSPVTPKTKLTAAELRAGVELGIEGLDIIRDRAVWDGRAVVRLTVVSGGKSSTDDVTLRVAPLLTHHHAQKTQRVLVTRVKGKDVDSKAQQKFVKDLAGHNQAAKLPGMKILDGDDDIWTQDFLEPGYTSMTGPGGRPQAIRVMIRSAQSWRTAGRQVFTHLRGPGVGGVQLPGGSLTNPYEATLNSMGNLETVPPHAHNGKAYPAGRIIMGENPVERAKPAKSMRTMLASQGMQSPLLLDTGWLHVGHVDEFVQFLPADTPRGWRMAVADPELGTKLLKDAQQAGHGGTRMFSRPERSRYPSPKDSIDQVLASKQLREDNELAARKIAENVEVLKRETGITDAEIVRVPALFSRASKWGGDAGRLSRLGASPDASSDSARTYDQRSAALPEAAREGAASARRSAAAPEPTSAYVPGAVNGLLLGKDRYLAPKQWGPVIGGKDIFTTAVSAAYSGAGMKVSYIDDYYPYHLGSGEVHCGTNTLRDTSAAWWRR